A stretch of Exiguobacterium sp. BMC-KP DNA encodes these proteins:
- a CDS encoding alpha/beta hydrolase — protein MSTKKKGILLSFLMLTLLLGGCIRIQYDATIHTDQSVTLKTTYAAKEHPVARLLNLNPNWNSYVKQAEKNGYSAKTFKTKDDYEGIRMQKTFANFKDMTSIKDEWKTGIGGILIPPDTKFDMKKSDGFWFDTYRLDTNIDLSIDRLNIKGYQPTGQVKKLADRYIRQADIEIKLHGPKVIGLQNGEKIDWSNYHDVSWKLYGTKANQLQLIAYVPNPTGWIITGIVLLIGVGLFLYWVFHRVRKLRRQQLKTISISLLVCLIVGGGAWWLFAEDTSSAPPPTRQIITQGKSEIVPTFLVHGLFGTERTFVPMIQNFTNKKVADDGGRCDVTRSGKATCIVKPSPTGYPLVRIVFADDEASLADQQKWLNAAIAAYDVKQKATFADIQLVGHSMGGVDVVAYTVQEEMPYHVRKVVTLDSPIAGSDYAKLGLTLAPLGTNTNSPALRDLAKGSAAMNNLTQRLETWPRDVLVYSFGAKGGDFNLISLNSSFALENYTDNIQTKSYKYDHFTIHRREPVFREIRNFLFKENRVTEEESP, from the coding sequence ATGAGTACAAAGAAAAAAGGGATATTGCTCTCATTTTTGATGCTGACACTGCTCCTTGGGGGTTGTATTCGCATCCAATACGACGCGACGATTCATACCGATCAGAGTGTCACCTTAAAGACGACATATGCCGCAAAGGAACATCCGGTTGCGCGTTTATTGAATCTGAATCCCAATTGGAATAGTTATGTCAAACAGGCAGAGAAGAATGGTTATTCGGCGAAGACGTTCAAGACGAAGGATGACTACGAAGGCATCCGGATGCAGAAGACATTTGCGAACTTCAAGGACATGACGTCGATCAAGGACGAATGGAAGACGGGAATCGGAGGAATTCTCATTCCACCTGATACGAAGTTCGACATGAAAAAATCAGACGGGTTTTGGTTTGATACGTACCGATTAGACACGAACATCGACCTCAGTATCGATCGCCTGAACATCAAAGGCTATCAACCGACGGGTCAAGTCAAGAAACTCGCCGATCGTTATATTCGTCAGGCGGATATTGAGATTAAGCTCCACGGTCCAAAAGTGATTGGACTCCAAAACGGTGAAAAAATTGATTGGTCGAATTATCATGATGTGTCATGGAAATTATACGGGACAAAAGCGAACCAGCTACAATTGATTGCTTATGTGCCGAACCCGACTGGTTGGATCATTACCGGCATCGTATTGTTGATTGGTGTCGGATTATTCCTCTACTGGGTCTTCCATCGTGTCCGTAAACTCCGACGACAACAGTTGAAGACGATCAGCATCTCACTTCTTGTCTGTTTGATTGTCGGTGGAGGAGCGTGGTGGCTGTTTGCAGAAGATACATCGAGTGCTCCACCACCCACCCGTCAAATCATCACGCAAGGAAAGAGCGAAATCGTGCCGACATTTCTCGTTCATGGATTGTTTGGGACAGAGCGGACGTTCGTTCCGATGATTCAGAACTTCACGAATAAGAAAGTTGCGGATGACGGGGGGCGATGCGACGTGACGCGTTCAGGGAAAGCGACCTGTATCGTGAAACCTTCACCGACCGGTTACCCACTCGTCCGAATCGTCTTTGCGGATGATGAGGCAAGTCTTGCCGACCAACAGAAATGGTTAAATGCGGCGATTGCCGCTTATGATGTGAAGCAAAAAGCGACCTTTGCTGATATCCAGCTTGTTGGACATAGTATGGGTGGTGTCGATGTTGTCGCCTATACGGTGCAAGAGGAAATGCCATATCATGTCCGGAAAGTCGTGACGCTCGACTCACCGATTGCTGGATCTGATTATGCGAAGCTCGGATTGACGCTCGCGCCACTTGGAACGAACACAAACAGTCCTGCGCTTCGCGATCTTGCAAAAGGATCGGCAGCGATGAACAATTTAACACAACGTCTTGAGACGTGGCCCCGTGACGTACTCGTCTATTCGTTTGGTGCTAAAGGGGGCGACTTCAATCTGATTTCCTTAAATAGTTCGTTTGCACTCGAGAACTATACCGACAACATTCAGACGAAATCCTATAAGTATGATCACTTTACGATTCATCGCCGGGAGCCGGTCTTCCGCGAAATCCGCAATTTCCTGTTTAAAGAAAATCGGGTCACGGAGGAGGAGTCACCTTGA
- a CDS encoding phytoene desaturase family protein, whose translation MKHIVIIGGGIAGLTAAALIAQEGHAVTVLEGSREWGGSAGKFTRRELTYPVGATLGMGFEPGGIHARVLDHLGVTHRVESLDVVMTIRVGEHTIHYYQDRHTFLTELMSHFPEQAPSIHAFFAEIEQIHEAIRPLMAELPALPLQDFSDVRRLIRHAKSAVLLPYFPMTIGHLLRKHQLADTLFAQVIDGILLDSMQTGQEASALLGAVALSIYHEGAYYVPGGLYRLAEQLKETAEENGAACLLGRKVTSIRKTPDGFLIEDRRGRLMIADDVICAVPLEGIREVVSTDMQQTLQRTYRRQEKLQQWATFTYYAAIPESIIVSDEAFRQVHDPSLPSGHAFISLSRSDDRLRAPVGQRTLTMSCHVSIGAFDKTDRERYAEQVETMSAIFEVILEQQFPGFKQQAIERHPGGPGAWVRYTFRPDGGVGGYPQRPSTSLLFAAPFRTGINGLFAIGDTIFPGAGTIGATTSAIHVARQFGVRI comes from the coding sequence TTGAAACATATCGTCATCATCGGAGGAGGAATCGCTGGTCTAACGGCTGCTGCACTGATCGCACAAGAAGGGCATGCCGTCACGGTACTTGAGGGAAGCCGCGAATGGGGAGGTTCAGCTGGAAAGTTCACACGCCGAGAGCTGACCTACCCAGTAGGGGCGACGCTCGGAATGGGATTCGAGCCAGGTGGGATTCATGCCCGCGTTCTCGACCATCTCGGAGTGACGCATCGCGTCGAATCGCTCGACGTCGTCATGACGATTCGGGTTGGAGAACATACAATTCATTATTATCAGGATCGTCATACTTTTCTGACTGAGTTGATGTCACATTTTCCAGAGCAGGCACCATCCATTCATGCCTTCTTCGCTGAGATCGAGCAGATTCATGAGGCAATTCGTCCCTTGATGGCAGAACTGCCGGCATTGCCACTCCAAGATTTCTCTGACGTACGACGATTAATCCGTCATGCGAAAAGTGCGGTCCTCTTACCGTATTTCCCGATGACGATTGGTCATCTCTTACGGAAGCATCAACTAGCAGATACGTTGTTCGCACAAGTGATTGACGGAATCTTGCTCGACAGCATGCAGACAGGTCAGGAAGCTTCTGCCTTACTCGGAGCAGTCGCCTTATCGATTTATCATGAAGGTGCCTATTACGTTCCGGGTGGCTTATACCGACTTGCTGAACAATTGAAAGAGACAGCTGAGGAAAATGGTGCGGCATGTTTACTTGGACGAAAAGTCACCTCGATTCGCAAAACGCCGGATGGTTTTTTGATTGAAGACCGTCGAGGACGACTAATGATTGCAGACGACGTCATCTGTGCAGTTCCACTTGAAGGTATCCGGGAAGTCGTCAGTACGGATATGCAACAGACATTACAGCGGACGTATCGACGTCAAGAAAAATTACAGCAGTGGGCAACCTTTACGTATTACGCGGCGATTCCAGAATCAATCATCGTTTCGGACGAAGCGTTTCGACAAGTCCATGATCCATCCTTGCCTTCCGGTCATGCCTTCATCTCTCTTTCTCGATCCGATGATCGGTTACGCGCACCGGTCGGTCAACGGACGCTGACGATGTCATGTCATGTTTCGATTGGTGCCTTTGATAAGACGGATCGGGAACGGTACGCGGAACAAGTCGAGACGATGTCCGCGATTTTCGAAGTCATTCTTGAACAACAATTTCCTGGCTTTAAGCAGCAGGCAATCGAACGGCATCCGGGTGGACCGGGGGCGTGGGTTCGTTATACGTTCCGTCCGGACGGTGGAGTTGGCGGCTATCCTCAGCGCCCGAGTACGAGTCTGCTGTTCGCAGCACCGTTTCGAACAGGGATCAACGGATTGTTTGCGATTGGTGACACAATCTTCCCTGGTGCAGGGACGATTGGAGCGACGACGTCAGCGATTCATGTTGCTCGACAGTTTGGCGTCAGAATATGA